A region of Piscinibacter gummiphilus DNA encodes the following proteins:
- a CDS encoding ABC transporter substrate-binding protein, whose product MSLLAAFCPTGRLRASINLGNPILAGRDTAGAPCGVSVDLARALAAQLGAELDLVVFDSAGKSVEAVANEQADVGFFAVDPKRGEAIAFTKPYVLIEGSYLVREDSPLRDNAEVDAPGHDVVVGLGSAYDLYLTRELKRATIVRAPTSPAVVDTFISGDHAVAAGVRQQLEADVRRVAGLRLLPGRFMTIGQAMGLPKGRPAEAAAYLSAFVEARKADGFVAEALRRHGIDGASVAPPAVTPGG is encoded by the coding sequence ATGAGCCTGCTCGCCGCCTTCTGCCCCACCGGACGGCTGCGCGCCTCCATCAACCTGGGCAACCCGATCCTCGCCGGACGCGACACCGCGGGTGCACCGTGTGGCGTGTCGGTGGACCTCGCCCGTGCCCTCGCGGCCCAGCTCGGCGCCGAACTCGACCTGGTGGTGTTCGACAGCGCCGGCAAGTCGGTCGAGGCCGTCGCGAACGAACAGGCCGACGTGGGCTTCTTCGCGGTGGACCCGAAACGCGGCGAGGCCATCGCGTTCACGAAGCCCTATGTGCTGATCGAGGGCAGCTACCTCGTGCGGGAGGATTCCCCGCTGCGCGACAACGCCGAGGTGGATGCGCCGGGCCACGACGTGGTCGTGGGCCTCGGAAGTGCCTACGACCTGTACCTGACCCGCGAACTGAAGCGGGCCACGATCGTGCGCGCGCCCACGTCACCGGCGGTGGTCGACACCTTCATCTCGGGTGACCATGCCGTGGCGGCGGGCGTGCGCCAGCAGCTGGAGGCCGACGTCCGCCGCGTGGCAGGCCTGCGGCTGCTGCCCGGACGGTTCATGACGATCGGCCAGGCGATGGGACTGCCGAAGGGCCGCCCGGCCGAGGCCGCGGCGTACCTCTCGGCGTTCGTCGAGGCACGCAAGGCCGACGGCTTCGTGGCCGAGGCCCTGCGGCGGCACGGGATCGACGGAGCCTCGGTGGCCCCGCCGGCGGTCACACCAGGCGGTTGA